The sequence below is a genomic window from Nicotiana tomentosiformis chromosome 6, ASM39032v3, whole genome shotgun sequence.
tgaCCAAAATAGGTCGGTattctaaataaataaataaatttaataagACATTTCGCACCGACTTCAGTCGGAAATTTCAAGATTCTGCAGAATTCATTTGAAATTTTCGACCCAACTCGGTCGGAAATATTGTATTTCTGAAAAAAAAATGAGATTTCCGATTGACTTCGGTCGGTTTTCTGGGTAAAAACCGGGCAGAATATGCCTGCTTTTAAGCTATACCACCTGCCAattacaaccaatatccatcctataatggcaacattacattgctgccattcaaccataattaacaaacaacaacaacaattaaccaacaacaacaacaacaattaaccaacaataatcacaacaacaataacaattaaccaacaacaacgctaataacaaccacaacgcTAATAATAACAAcgccaaccacaacaacaactatacaaatgttcaataataaaataatatcaaccatacaatcatcattcaaaactattcccaactaaatattcacaagttcaagactttgtttagcaatacacatcattcaatgagtgttttgtatTGCATCATCTCCATTTTCACTACTAGAAGCTTCatcgtcggcatggttcgaaggatcacgacgagaaagattagcatctggggaaggctcacgagaccggAGAATGGgaaaagcaccactagcaagaagattggccaacAGACCTTTAAGGAgattaaattgttggtccctcttttcaagctgaacttgaagggtatcaaattgttcatctctcttttgctatctagcctttgtctcttcaagctctgtTGTCAGCTTTACGATCTTCTTCTCTATACACGagagagtcgacctatcaattacctcgccttgggcggaagtccctataccttgcaatccagcgTTGTAGCGCCGAAATGATAACTCTGAAAGGCCGTATGatatcccctttttaggaccaccgacaacatccaaccatatcctCTGCGCTTCTTCGTCTGAAAGGGGTGGTCGCTCGCCTTACTCATTCGGTGGCAAactctgagtgtactcctccacattaatcttgtagcgaccctttatttagaagatagaaaattattaattatataatattataaacattaattttAAGTTATAGTAGTTAAATAttatgtacatatatgtatatatacatacacagaTAGGATATAGTGTTCATATAaaagtaattttaaaaaatacaCAAACACACATATATCAACTATgtattaaattttatttatttaaaagctatATAAATTGACTAAAACCGACCGAATGCGGTCGGTTTCttcattaaattaatattttaagatatttaaaattaaaaCCGATCGAATTCAGTCAGAAAcatttaattaaatattatttcagtttttaaattaaatatatacataattttttttatattaaaaaaccAATTTCCTTGGgcggaaaaaataatttcaaatataccgacagatttcggtcggtatatttGAAAAATTTTAATTAAATTTGTTTTATTAGATAATATGAAGTATGACCAGGTCTTGGTCAAATATTGACTAATttccgaccgatatcggtcgAAATTTGTATATATTGTTGTGGGACCACTGTTTCCGTTGtgagaaatattatttttgacttttgcgaccaatttacttattttctgaccgatttcggtcggtgtattttccgaccgatttcggtcggaattttGTGGACGGATTTTGCCATTTTTCTAGTAGTGCAACTTGACCATGGATCAAGTGATCACCAACGTATATTAAAAATATGATCTCCATGCATGAGACATGATCAAAGGAATATGGCATTCCCTTTTCCCTCTTTTGGATGGAGGAGTGGGTATTTTCTTTTGGTCACCTATAGTTTGAGATgtataaagaaagaaaaggagaGCAATTGAGTAGAAAGCAAGCAAAATAAAAGTCGAACTTTGGGGGTCTTTTTGGGATGTCAAGGCAAGCATCTATGCCTTATTAGTTTTGGCAATTATATTGGCGTATAAACATACCCTGACACGCACAATTACAAGCCTACTTATAAACtacaaatatttgaagaaagATCACATTGGAATTATGATCGctttacacttttttcctatcgTGTTTGCATTTCTTCAATCACACATCTATCCAAGGCAATCAAAGAATCTAATCTTCCAGATATGAGGTATTATATATTAGTCAGTACCACTTTAAAACTTCTTGCTTCTAGCTCTTGCTGCTGTTGCTACTAAATAACTAATAAGTGAAACCAGTTCAATATTAGCTCAAGAGTCATTACCAGCCATAGCTCTCTTAAAATCtttgaaatatttattttccGGGAGAGACAGATAAGACATCCCGACATCCCTACGTTTTGATATCACCAATAATAGAGGAGGGGATCATGAAAACTCCATCTCATCATCACTCAATGCTATACGTTTTAAGCCTTCTTCTGTGTTTTGCAGCTTTCTTCATCGTAAATAATGGTATGCACATTCCACTCATTACCTACAAAATCCTTTATGATATTGTAATGGCCTAAGGTATATGCTTTCTTCAAAAACAGGTTATCTTGTCACCTTACTTCACTGACTTTCGCCTTCAAAATAAAGAAGGTTATTTCCTGGTAAAAGTTTAACAACGCGCATTTGAAAAGAAGCATTTATTTTACTTTCGGATAAACATTCTCCATATCTATTCAGGGCCAGCTGGAGCCTAAGGCTACTAAGGCAATGGCGGCTCCCAAAAAACTTAGGTCCCCAAAATCtataaataataaatagaatatttaataattatgcaCTATTGatagaatttttaaattatttggtTAAAGTAGTTAGAGCTTaaagttttacaaacttagattgTAGTTACTAGTTGTTTTCTGACTTTAACTCGTCCCAACTTAAATTGATCTTCTTACTATGTTAGTTTAGAAAAAGTTTTCTTAATTCTTTGAGTGTCTTTGTAGACATTTTTCAAGCTACTTTGATAAGTAACTACTAAAATTAGTCCTTAACTttgaatgactcttgaaatatagTAGTTACTACAATATTATTTGTTTTAACTTATATTTAGAATTAAAAGTGTTAAGAGAAATTGTACAAGTAGAAGAATACTCTAATTGGCAAACTCAATCAGGTAAAAGGTGTTAATTCAATTATCGTTAACAATTTCTATATCAGTTGCCTaggttgaaaaatattttcaaaactaaatcaaTAAAGTTCAACAGGATAACACAAGAGAGATTAAACAAATTGATTAGACATTGGCAATAATTAAAATTGATTATAACatctttagattttgataaattataagagaaaaaaataattaaaaaaaattaaggcCACACTTTTTATTTTCTCCTTAGGTCCCATATTATGCCGAGCCGCCCTATATCTATTAATTGTGTTGACATTTTTACGTACTTACtgcatttttttattttatttttttgctaaATAGTTACTGCATTATTTGTATTTGTGTGAATGCAGATGCTAGAAAATTAAGTGGAAGGGATAACGGCCCGCTACTAGTGTCAAAAAGTTCAGAAGACATTATTGAATCATCAGAAATCAATGGCTTCGACGTGTATTTATCTTCAGAGGATTCGTCCAATTCAGGACCTTATGGTGTCAGTTCTCCCTTCAATTTGCCACCTTATGATTCTCTTCCTCCAGTTCCAGATACCCCTCCTTTCTGTCTTAATCCACCTTCACCTTTCACTCTTCAACCTCCACCAAGTGGAGGAGGCCCAATTGTAAATCTACCTCCAAGCCCATCATCCACTATCATCCCTAGCCCACCCCAACAATATCTTCCTCCTATAATAATTCCCAACCCACCCCAATATTTTGAACCTAGTCCTCCCACAACAACTGTTCCAACCCCAACAGTACCCATTCTGAGCCCACCTTATTATTACGAGCCCAGCCCACCAAGTTATTATGTTCCAATTAGCCCACCCACTGGGGTTTTTCTTCCACCAGTGATTTACCCACCTCCGGTGGTGCCTCCACCGCCACACATAGCGCCGGCCATGGCTCTATGGTGTGTGGCAAAGCCGTCAGTTCCAGACCCAATCATTCAAGAAGCCATGAATTATGCATGTGCATCTGGAGCAGATTGTGACCAGATTAATCCCAGTGGATCATGCTTTCAGCCCAATACTTTATTTGCGCACGCCTCTTATGCCTTCAATAGTTACTGGCAGAGAACTAAGGTGGCTGGTGGCACTTGTGAATTTGGAGGCACGGCCATGCTTGTCACAGTCGATCCTAGTGAGTTCCTACGAAATTATTGCAACATTAAAACAATTGAATTTTACTCACTATAAAAGCAAAGTCAAAATAAAACTATTCTTTTGTCAGACAACCATTTTGCCAGACTCCTAATGGTTTTCATTTTCTTCCTTCAACAGGTTATGATGGATGCCAATTCGTCTATAACTGAATGGATGATTTGATTTTTTGTTGTTTCATACTACGAGGAATAGTTCAAGAAAAGGTTAAAACACCCATCCGAAATTTTGTAATTTTCAGGTGGATGCATGCATGCCAGAGTGTGGATTACGTACTCCAATTCTCTTCCGTCTAGGATTAGAAACAACACGTCTTTCCTTGACGAATACTCTTCTTATAgtaatttgaaattgaaaatgGAAATGTAATTGCAAATATCATTAATGGGATTTAACATTATCTTCATTTTTGTAATAGAACTACTAATACACTAAATATATAGCATCTTCTTTTTAACTTACGCACTTGCGTCCTATCAAAAGTTAACATATTATTTCCACACCAAAGAAAGAAATGTAACATCGATGTTGTAGTCGTGCATTGCGAATCTTATTTTGTTTCTCTAGCACGTGCTTGGATATCTTTTATTTCTTCCTGTTTCTTTATAGCACGCACGTCCGCGATGAATTCAGTGCTATAGCTTATAACTTTATGCATGTCCTCCCCTTTCTTTCTTCTCTGTTTTGTTTCGTCCTTAGTCTTGAACTAAGCGCACGTGCGTCATGAATGTACAAGACGGATGAAGtatcaatttttctttttataccCTAAATAGTTGACTAGTTTACTAATTAGTCGAGTAAATGTAAGAACGGAATATAAATAAAGCAGAAATAAAATGCAGGAATTAAAGATATCAGAATTTTTATACTCGTTCgaattcaatgtgaatcctacgtccaatccccttgggttgcaagggtgttcTCTTTCAGTATTTGAAGTTTCTCGATACAAGAGAGTTGATGTAGTTTTACACCAACAGCTTAATCACTATGTCACTTCTCGCTttttgatacaatgcctcactagtatttttctctctttcttctcccACTAATTACACAGTAGATCTAGGGTGAACTACGatgcttgtttggagtagaaTAAAAGGAGTGATAGTGGTTTGCTCAAAGTATGTGCTGCTCTCTTGACACACTTTGTTTTATACTTGAGCTTTTTGGCTTTGGCGAATCTTTGGCAGACAGTTGAACAGATTTGCAGTCCCAAGGGAATTGATTCTCAGAATTGAATCTGTTGCGATTCATTCCAAGAATAAATACAGGGCTTCCATAGACTATCCATGACTGCCGGTCATTTCCTTATTCGAGAGGAGATTTTTTATAAATTCTCCTTAAGTTGTTCCTTGATTCATGGGATTGATAGCCTTCCTTTATTGACGCATATCCTCAGCAATCAGGGCAGCAAGAAATCTTAATCCTTCCTTTATTGACGAATATCTTCAGCAATCAGGGCAACGGAAAATCTTAGTCCTTCAATCATTATCGCTTCAATCATTATTATTCCTTACTTGCTTCCATTGACAGATCTTTGCCTCGATTATTTTACTTCTACCTTTCTTGACTTCTTCCATACTTGAATGATAGATTTTCTTGAATCCTTCGTTTTATCTCTCGTGATCCTGCACCAtagtaatatattatttttcatcattgaaacttatATCTAACAATCTCtcccttttgatgatgacaaaataacatataaaagcTGTTTACTTCCCTGTTATAGTCGATGCTTTTTTTGCTGTAGTTGACTTCTTAGTTGGCTTCCATGGTGTGGAAGTCGGTTCCCCCTCAAAAGGTGCAGATGTTTGTCCTGTACTTGTAAACTTATATACTGCAGTCGACTCCCCCTCAAAATGTTCTGCTATTTATCCTGCACTATAATTTAACCTTTCTCCCCCTCTTTGGAATCAGCAAAGAGGGGATATACACATAAAAAACAATATAACATTGCAGATAGAGGCAAGCGATTTAGGCAAATATAGGCAGTTATAGGCATGCAGAGttagcaaaaaaagaaaaaacacccAACGACAGGTGAACTAGTCCAAAACAACAAAACAATATTGTCTAAAACATCCACAACTAACGACGCAAGAAATAAGTGAGAGTGTTGCAAATCTCCCCCTTCAGACGATCAAAGCTGGCATTTGTTGAAACTGACACCCTATCAATCCTGTCATCTATTTCCTTGAAGGCTTTGTCTGCATTTTCTGCTAACTTGAGAATTTTGACCCTTATCTTTGAAACATAGGACCATGTCTCTTTGGAGATGGCATGAATGTCTCCAATAGTTGATTGAGTTGCAACAAGAAGGTCCTTGATGATGGTCATCTTATTGTCAATGGCAGTCAACTTTTCTACAAGATCAGGATCACTTACACCATGATGGGAACTAGAGACTTTGACCTTTGAATGAGGATGAACATTCTTGATTTCTCCCTCCTGTTTTTTTTATTCAGGAACCCGTAACACACACATACCCCATGCTGGCAAAGGCTCTTGAGTTGTAGGATTTGATGACAGAGATAAAAGGGTATTCTGAGATAGAAATGTTGTGGGCTTCCAATAGATGAGTGATAACCATATCATATGATAGACTGGTGGGGTCATCAGCACTTTCAACCATAAAATTTATAACCCATAAGGACAGCTTGATTTTAAGTTTGGTTGCTAGACAATAGACAAGAAAAGTATCTCGTTGAGAGAAAGTGGAGAATGAGCCAGTGCGAGGAAGAAGAGTAGTTGCTACAATGTGGGCCAGAACTCGGGTTTCAAAACTAACATCACTGGGACCTAACTGGTTAGGGAGGGAATTAGAGGGACACTCGACTATACAACGCTTGTCTTGATCAAAAATGATTTAAAAGTATTCAAGccaggtatttttgaaaatattgggaAACTAGAGCACTTACACTGAAAAACTGAGTCAAATCACAATTAAGAAAGATGCATTTTCCTAGAACAAGGGATTCTAACGTATCAGGCTTGTTAGAATGGAGATTGGCATAGAACATCCTCACAAGAGGTTCATAGACTTTAGGAGGGGGTAAAGAGAGGAAATTTGACCATCCTTAAAAATCGAACAGATCCTTTACCTTACATTTGAGGGCCTCCATGTCGTCAAGATCGATTACTCTGCCATGGGCAATAGGCTTCTCTTTTAGGGCAATGAAGAAATCTTTATTAGGATTATCCCAGAAATTGAGGTCTGAATCTAGAGAACTCAAGAGGTCTACCTTGGAGTTAGTCATACAGGAATTAGAAATAACACACAAGTCCTAATTTTTATGATCGAGCGAAATAATGCCAAGTACTTATCTCAAAGTGCAGAATCTATCCTCAAGCAAAGGCTAAAAATGTCTGCTAGTAAATCAATAGTGCTAACAAAAGATAATTCTATATCTCCCTTAATGACATGATCTCTGATGAAATGATGATTAATATCTATATGTTTAgccctagaatgatgcacatGATTCTTTAAGAGGCATATATCACTATAAttatcacaaaatatttgaataAGTTTAAAAGATAATTCATAGTCACTCAGTTGATGAGACATCCAAAGTAATTGTGCACAACACTGTCCAATGGCATTATACTCTGCCTCAGTTATGGATAATGCAACTAAGCCTTGTTTCTTACTGTTCCAGAATATTAATGCCTTTCCCAGCAATTGACATATTCCACTGGTGCTTTTCCTGTCTTCCTTATCACCTGCAAGATCAGCATCTGAAAAACTTTCAAGTTTAAAATTGTTAGATCGTGGGTACCATAGTCTATACGAAACAGTTCCGATGAGATAATGTGTTATTCTCTTTATTGCTGTCAGATGCGATTCCTTAGGAGCTGACTGAAACATGGCACATTTACACACACTGAACATAATATCTAGTCCACTAGCAGTTAGATAAAGTAAGGAGCCAATCATTCCATGATATTTCGTTTCATCCATTGGATTTCCCTTTTCGTCTTTGTCAAGACTTGTTTTATAGGCTCATTGGTGTAACAATTGCTTTAGCACTGCTCATGCCGAACTTTTGAATTAATTTCTTTGTTTATTTGGTCTGATAGATAAAAGTTCCTTCCTCAGATTGTTGAATTTTAAGTCCGAGTAAAAATATGAGTTCTCCCATCATACTTATTTCGAACTCACTTTGCATGAGATTAGCAAATTCCTTGAACAAAAGAGAGTTAGCacttccaaaaataatatcatcaacatagacttgaATAATGAGGTTACCTCCTAATGATCTTTTGATAAATAATGTGGTATCTACTTTACCTTTTGTAAATCCATGATCAAATAAGAATGAGCTAAGCCTTTTGTACCAGGCTCGAGGAGCTTATTTGAGTCCATACAAAGCTTTAGTCAACTTATACACATGGTAAGGAAATTGTGAGTCTTCAAAATCAGGAGGTTGTTTTACATACATCTCCTCATCAATAAAGCCATTTAAGAAAGTACTTTTGATATCCATCTAAAAAGGTCTAAAGTCTTTAAAGGATGCATATGCAAGAAGAATTCGTATTGACTCTAACCGTGCTACCAGAGCAAAGGTCTCATCATAGTCGACTTCTTCCTATTGTGAATATACTTGAGCTACTAATCTGGCTTTGTTTTGgattacttttccatctctgttcaACTTGTTTCTAAAAACCCGTTTGGTTCCAACAATGGCAGCATTTGCTGGCTTAGGTAACAGTTCCCAGACTTGATTCTTATCAAATTGAGTGAGTTCATCCTGCATGGCTTGTACCCTGCTGGAGTCTTTTAAGGCTTTCTCAACTTTCTTTGGTTCGATTTGAGATATAAGTGCTACATTTGCCTTTTTCTTAAGAGCTCCCCTGGTTTTCATTCCTTCATTAGGATCCCCTATGATAAACTTTTAAGGATATTCTGGTTCGCTTCTCCACTCATTTGGACGCGTTCCAACTGCAGGAGTAGTTGACTCCTTTTGTGGTTCAGGTTGATTACTAGCAGGTTCACTAACCGACTCTCTGACTGCATCTGTGCTATCAGTCGACTTTTATGACTTGCTTGCTTGTGATGCTACTTGGCTGCTATCTTCATCACCTGAAAAGATTCCTTTCTCGATCGTAGTGTTATTTTCATCAAATATAACATGCACTGATTCTTCTACAGATAAAGTACGTTTGTTATAAACTCTAATCTACTATTAACAGAGTAACCAAGAAAAATACCTTCATTACTCCTTGGATCAAATTTTCTAAGGTTGTCCTTACCATTATTGTGGATGAAGCACTTACTGCCAAATGAATGAAAGTAGCCTATATTGGGCCGTTTGCCTTTCCATAACTCATATGGTGTTTTCTTCAATATGGGTCTTATGAGACATCTAATGAGAATGTGACAAGTTGTGCTTACTACTTCTACCCAAAAGTGATTTGGCAATGAATGTTCTAATATCATTGTTCTGGCCATATCTTGTAGGATTCGAATTTTTCGCTTAACTACTCTATTCTGTTGGGGTGATCTTGGAGCTGAGAAATTGTGAGTATATCCTTGATCATTACAAAATTTTTCAAAGGATCTGCTTTTGAATTTTCCTCCATGGTCACTTTGGATAGTTGTGATGAGATTCCCCTTTTCTCTTTTGATTCTTTTATAGAAAATCTCAAAAAAATTCAAAGATTCATCTTTATTAGATAAAAAAATTACCCATGTAAAACGTAAGTAGCCATCAACAATAACAAACGCATACCATTTACCTCCAATACTGGCTGTTTTAGTGGATCCAAATAAGTCCATATGAAGCAATGGTAAAGGCTTGGTCGTAGAAACAATGTCCTTGGTTTTGAAAGAGTTTCTATTTTGTTTACCAATCtgacatgcatcacatacatgatttctagatAAATTGAGTTTGGGAAGGCCAGTAACTAAATCATGCTTGGAGAGTTTCTCAATTAGATGCATGCTTGCATGACCAAGTTTTTTATTTGACAACCATGGATCATCAGATATGGATGCTAAACAGATATGACTATCTATATTTTTAATGCCATCAAGAATATAAACATTTCCATACCTTTTtcttggaagtatggttttaccTGACTCATCTTCAATAGCACATCCTGTTTTCTTGAATTTGACTTCGTACCCTGAATCGCATAGCTGACTTATACTCAAGAGTTAATAGTTGAGTCCATCTACAAGGTATACTTCTGTAATATCACAATTATTGCTGAATGGAACTGTGTCGGTGCCAactatttttccttttgaatcatcaccaaattttacacttcctccatttatttttgTAACTTCTTTGAACAAATTTTTGTCACCCGTCATGTGACTGGAACACACACTGTCTAAATACCATTTTCCTTTGCGACTCTTTCTATGGTGTTCCTCGCTTATTTCACCTCGTTCCATAAAATAATTTTCAGTGTCTTTTTTGCTTTCATCATCTTATGTGTCTTCATCAGTCCAAAAACCAGAATATTTGttcataccatttttcaaaatAGTCATGAGGCACGAGTTTGCTATTTCCTCTTGTTCTAAGCTGTATTCATCACTCCAGCTTCCAAAGAATTTGTTTTTGTTGAACCCTCTGGAGACTTTTCTTTTAAGATCAGGTCATTTAGCTTGAACATGTCCATACCTTCCACATTTAAAGCAGTTCTATCATTTTTGTCTTGTTCATTGTATTACCTGGTTCTTCTGGATGACATGCTTCCCTTTTTTATGTTTCTGTATCTTCTCATCAATCCATTCATGTTTCTTGATACCATGACAATTTCTTCTTCAAGAGCTTCTGGATCATTATCAATATCATTTTTAGGTCCTTCAGTTGTAGTTTTGAAAGCAactgttttcttcttttcttcttgacGCGTTTTCTTGAGATGGGTTTTCTCAAATGCTATGAGATCTCCTCGCAATTCATCATATGAAAGTTTGTCTAGATCTTGAGATTCGAGTGCAAGTATTTTTTGTCTTCCATGTGGTAGGCAAACTTCTCAGGATTTTTTGAACTTGATTATCAATTGAGTAAGGTTTACCAAAAGCTTTCGGATCACCAATGATTTTGCTAAATCTTGCAAATATTTCCTTAATGGATTCTCGTTCTTTCATCTGAAATAGTTCATAATCATGAACCAACAGGTTTATCTGAGTTTCTTTCACTTTGCTGGTTCCTTCATAAGTAACTTCCAGTTTGTCCCACATTTCTTTGGCGGTATCACAGCTTGAAATTTTCTCTTACTCTTCTCCACTTATAGCATTATAAAGCAAGTTTCGTGCCTTAGCATTAACTTGAATGACACCCATTTGCTCGTCTGTGTATTCATCTATATCTTTACGATCAGCGGGTGATTGAGCTGCTGCTGGCAGTGGATAGTTTCCCTTTTTGATAACATGTATACTTTGATATCATATGATTTTGCATAAATTTTCATGCGTACTTTCCAGTGGGAGAAATATTGTCCATTGAAGTATCGTGGCCTTACTTGTGATGTCCCTTCTTGAAAGAGTGCTCTAATAATTACTTGGTTTGATATGATCTTTTCTCACTAGCTGTTAAGCAAATGATAAAAGTGTAAGACCTACTCTGATATCGATTGAAAGTACACTAGTGGGTGAATTGTCAATTTTGTTTTGTATCCTAAGTAGTTGACTAGTTAACTAATAGTCGACTGAATGTAagaacaaaatataaataaagcaaaaataaaatataggaaTTAAAGACAACATGattttttatactggttcggattcaatgtgaatcctacgtccagtccccttgggttgcaagggtgttcGCTTTCAGTATTTAAAGTTTCTCGATACAAGAGAGTTGATGTAGCTTTACACCAACAACTTAATCACTATGTCACTTCTCGTTttttgatacaatgcctcactagtgtttttctctctttcttctctcactAATTACACAGTAGATCTATAGTGATTTTCTCAAAGTATGTGCTGCTCTGTTGACACACTTTGTTTTATATTTGAGCCTTTTGGCTTTGGCGAATCTTTGGTAGACCGTTGAAGAGATTTGCAGTCCCAAGGGAATTGATTCTCAAAATTGAATCTGTTGCGATTCATTCCAAGAATAAATACCGGGCTTCCATAGACGATCCATGAATGTCGGTCATTTCCTTATTCGAAAGGAGATTTTTTATAAATTCTCCTTAAGCTATTCCTTGATTCATGGGATTGATAACCTTCCTTTGTTGATGCATATCCTCAGCAATCAGGGCAGCAAGAAATCTTAATCCTTCCTTTATTGACGCATATCTCCAGCAATCAGAGCAGCGTGAAATCTTAGTCCTTCAATCATTATCGCTTCAATCATTAATCTTCCTTACTTGCTTCCGTTGACATATCTTTGCCTCGATTCTTTTACTTCTTCCTTTCTTAACTTCTTCCATACTTGAATGATAGATTTGCTTGAATCCTTCATTTTATCTCTCGTGATCCTACACCAtag
It includes:
- the LOC104093224 gene encoding proline-rich extensin-like protein EPR1; translated protein: MKTPSHHHSMLYVLSLLLCFAAFFIVNNDARKLSGRDNGPLLVSKSSEDIIESSEINGFDVYLSSEDSSNSGPYGVSSPFNLPPYDSLPPVPDTPPFCLNPPSPFTLQPPPSGGGPIVNLPPSPSSTIIPSPPQQYLPPIIIPNPPQYFEPSPPTTTVPTPTVPILSPPYYYEPSPPSYYVPISPPTGVFLPPVIYPPPVVPPPPHIAPAMALWCVAKPSVPDPIIQEAMNYACASGADCDQINPSGSCFQPNTLFAHASYAFNSYWQRTKVAGGTCEFGGTAMLVTVDPSYDGCQFVYN
- the LOC138893830 gene encoding secreted RxLR effector protein 161-like produces the protein MDETKYHGMIGSLLYLTASGLDIMFSVCKCAMFQSAPKESHLTAIKRITHYLIGTVSYRLWYPRSNNFKLESFSDADLAGDKEDRKSTSGICQLLGKALIFWNSKKQGLVALSITEAEYNAIGQCCAQLLWMSHQLSDYELSFKLIQIFCDNYSDICLLKNHVHHSRAKHIDINHHFIRDHVIKGDIELSFVSTIDLLADIFSLCLRIDSAL
- the LOC138893831 gene encoding uncharacterized mitochondrial protein AtMg00820-like yields the protein MKTRGALKKKANVALISQIEPKKVEKALKDSSRVQAMQDELTQFDKNQVWELLPKPANAAIVGTKRVFRNKLNRDGKVIQNKARLVAQMDIKSTFLNGFIDEEMYVKQPPDFEDSQFPYHVYKLTKALYGLK